The following proteins come from a genomic window of Gimesia sp.:
- a CDS encoding serine/threonine protein kinase, giving the protein MNTSKTSLGRSFSRSFMKSFTRSRLFSKRSMWIWPIAGTILLLVLGLMVRSIVETSSRENVANNLQTILDADVAALKIWLAREESLAEVLAEEPRVRKLTEELIGIEQQDPDNRDALLHSQSLVGLREEFSSELEHLGYLDVGLFNLDGKVLASSRDEPIGRADLPIQQSALDQVREGKATVTRPFESLFARKTDSGELKTGLPTMLAMAPVKDADGKLIAALALLIKPEQDFTRILSVARAGKTGETYAFDKDGVMLSQSRFEDDLKLMGLIPDREDSQSILNVQVRDPEVNMARGNRPTKRMAERTLTRMAASAVQNESGIDVEGYSDYRGVPVVGAWTWLPEYGMGVATEMDQSEAYRSLYLLRYTFWGLFGLLIMGSIVIFIFTVIVARKEQETRRAVIKARQLGQYALEEKLGEGGMGVVYRGQHAMLRRPTAIKLLDIEKTTDEAVARFEREVQLTSQLNHPNTIAIYDYGRTPEGVFYYAMELLDGIDLDDLVNQFGPLPEARVIHLLKQVAGSLAEAHQLGVIHRDVKPANIFLTHRGGVYDFIKLLDFGLVKAVDGREQATLTSTNAMAGTPMYLSPEGIKNPDRVDARSDLYAFGAVGYYLLTGTTVFDGESIIEICMKHTQDDPESPSERLGKPVSADLEQIIMQCLEKDPDKRPQSASELVLSLTHCEEDGQWSLLDASEWWKVHMESRAALEKTATDVPRIRSASADATLIVNLEEEDE; this is encoded by the coding sequence ATGAACACATCGAAGACCTCACTGGGACGATCATTTTCCCGCTCTTTTATGAAATCGTTTACCCGTTCACGGCTCTTTTCCAAACGGAGCATGTGGATTTGGCCGATTGCAGGCACGATTCTGCTACTGGTTCTGGGGTTAATGGTCAGGTCGATCGTGGAGACATCGAGCCGGGAAAACGTTGCCAATAATCTGCAGACAATTCTGGACGCCGATGTGGCTGCGTTGAAAATCTGGCTGGCACGAGAAGAATCTCTCGCGGAGGTGCTGGCCGAAGAGCCACGCGTCCGCAAACTCACTGAAGAATTGATCGGCATTGAGCAACAGGATCCGGACAACCGGGATGCTCTACTGCATTCCCAGTCGCTGGTTGGTTTGCGGGAGGAATTCAGTTCCGAACTGGAGCACCTGGGATACCTGGACGTGGGATTGTTCAATCTGGACGGCAAAGTACTGGCCTCTTCACGTGACGAGCCTATCGGCCGTGCAGATCTACCGATTCAGCAGTCTGCCCTTGATCAGGTTCGTGAAGGGAAAGCGACAGTTACGCGTCCCTTTGAAAGTCTGTTCGCCCGCAAAACGGATTCAGGAGAATTAAAAACCGGGCTTCCTACCATGCTGGCGATGGCGCCGGTGAAGGATGCGGACGGAAAGCTGATTGCTGCCCTGGCTCTATTGATCAAGCCGGAGCAGGATTTCACACGGATCCTCTCGGTCGCCCGGGCGGGTAAAACGGGCGAGACCTATGCCTTTGACAAAGATGGCGTCATGCTTTCGCAGAGTCGTTTTGAAGATGATTTAAAACTGATGGGGTTGATTCCCGACCGCGAAGATTCCCAGTCGATCCTCAATGTGCAGGTGCGCGATCCTGAAGTCAACATGGCACGCGGGAACCGTCCGACGAAACGCATGGCCGAACGCACGCTGACCCGCATGGCAGCCTCTGCCGTTCAGAATGAGAGTGGCATCGACGTCGAAGGCTATAGCGATTATCGCGGTGTCCCGGTTGTGGGGGCCTGGACCTGGCTGCCCGAATACGGAATGGGCGTCGCTACCGAAATGGATCAGTCAGAAGCTTACCGCTCGCTCTACCTGTTACGCTATACGTTCTGGGGGCTGTTCGGTCTACTGATTATGGGCAGTATCGTCATCTTTATCTTTACCGTCATCGTGGCGCGAAAAGAACAGGAAACCCGGCGCGCGGTAATCAAAGCAAGACAACTGGGCCAGTATGCCCTGGAAGAGAAGCTCGGAGAAGGGGGCATGGGGGTCGTCTATCGCGGTCAGCATGCCATGCTCCGCCGACCGACGGCAATCAAATTACTGGATATCGAAAAAACGACCGATGAAGCGGTAGCTCGTTTTGAACGGGAAGTACAACTGACAAGTCAGCTCAATCATCCGAATACGATTGCCATCTACGACTACGGCCGCACTCCGGAAGGGGTTTTCTATTACGCCATGGAACTGCTGGATGGCATTGACCTCGATGACCTGGTCAATCAGTTCGGTCCCCTGCCTGAAGCTCGGGTGATCCATCTGCTCAAGCAGGTCGCTGGTTCCCTCGCGGAAGCACATCAACTGGGAGTGATTCACCGGGATGTGAAACCGGCCAATATTTTTCTGACGCATCGCGGGGGCGTTTACGATTTCATCAAGCTCCTCGATTTTGGACTCGTCAAAGCTGTGGATGGTCGCGAGCAGGCTACGCTGACCTCGACGAACGCGATGGCGGGGACCCCCATGTATCTCTCGCCGGAGGGAATCAAAAATCCGGACCGGGTCGATGCACGCAGTGACCTGTATGCCTTCGGAGCGGTTGGCTATTATCTGCTCACGGGAACCACAGTCTTCGATGGAGAATCCATCATCGAGATCTGTATGAAACATACCCAGGATGATCCGGAATCTCCTTCCGAAAGATTGGGAAAGCCAGTCTCGGCTGACCTGGAGCAGATCATCATGCAATGCCTGGAGAAAGATCCCGATAAACGGCCTCAGTCTGCCTCAGAACTCGTCTTGTCCCTGACACATTGTGAGGAGGATGGACAATGGTCCCTGCTGGATGCCAGCGAATGGTGGAAAGTGCATATGGAATCCAGGGCCGCTCTGGAAAAGACAGCCACAGATGTCCCACGCATTCGGAGTGCTTCGGCTGATGCTACACTGATCGTGAATTTAGAGGAAGAAGATGAGTAA
- the xylA gene encoding xylose isomerase — MEYFADVPRIEYEGPESKNPLAFKHYNPDEQIEGQSMRDLLRFSVCYWHTFRGTGSDPFGAGTLQRPWDDGSNSVENALKRVDVAFEFFEKLQAPYYCFHDKDVSPDGDTLKEANENFDRIADKLLEAQERTGIKLLWGTANMFSHPRFLHGAATSPNADVFAYGAAQVKKAMEVTHRLGGENYVFWGGREGYMNLFNTDMKRELDHLARFMHMAVEHAQKIGFKGQFLFEPKPKEPTKHQYDFDAAACLNFLRSYDLLDHVKLNIETNHATLAGHTMMHELVYSSIQGALGSIDANTGDLLLGWDTDQFPTDIYLTTQCMLAILDQGGLAPGGVNFDAKVRRESFEPIDLFYAHIGGMDAFARGARIAAQIRKDGILSDFVSKRYASYDDGIGAQIEAGSVNFSDLEAYMLEKGDSAPNSSGRQEWIENVINDYI; from the coding sequence ATGGAATACTTTGCAGACGTCCCCCGAATCGAGTACGAAGGCCCGGAAAGCAAGAATCCCCTCGCATTCAAACATTACAACCCAGATGAGCAGATCGAAGGGCAGTCGATGCGGGATCTGTTGCGGTTCAGTGTCTGTTACTGGCATACATTCCGCGGTACCGGCAGTGATCCCTTCGGAGCAGGTACTTTGCAGCGTCCGTGGGATGATGGCTCGAACTCAGTCGAAAATGCACTGAAGCGGGTCGATGTTGCTTTTGAATTCTTCGAAAAGCTGCAGGCTCCCTATTACTGCTTTCATGACAAAGACGTTTCTCCCGATGGGGACACGCTGAAAGAAGCCAACGAGAATTTTGACCGCATCGCCGACAAACTTCTGGAAGCCCAGGAACGAACCGGAATCAAACTGCTGTGGGGAACAGCGAATATGTTTTCACATCCCCGCTTCCTGCACGGAGCTGCCACCAGCCCGAACGCAGATGTCTTCGCTTACGGAGCCGCCCAGGTCAAAAAAGCGATGGAAGTCACGCATCGACTGGGAGGCGAGAACTATGTCTTCTGGGGGGGGCGCGAAGGCTACATGAATCTGTTCAATACCGACATGAAACGGGAACTCGATCATCTGGCCCGATTCATGCATATGGCAGTAGAGCATGCCCAGAAGATCGGCTTCAAGGGGCAGTTCCTGTTCGAACCGAAGCCGAAAGAGCCAACGAAGCATCAGTATGATTTCGATGCTGCGGCTTGTCTGAACTTTCTGCGGTCGTACGATCTGTTGGATCATGTCAAACTGAATATTGAAACCAATCATGCAACGCTGGCCGGGCATACCATGATGCACGAACTGGTATACTCATCGATTCAAGGGGCACTGGGCAGTATCGATGCTAATACCGGGGACCTTCTGCTGGGCTGGGATACCGACCAGTTCCCGACAGATATCTACCTGACCACGCAATGTATGCTGGCGATTCTGGATCAGGGGGGACTCGCACCCGGCGGTGTCAATTTCGATGCCAAAGTCCGGCGGGAAAGCTTTGAACCGATCGATCTGTTTTACGCCCACATCGGCGGCATGGATGCGTTTGCCCGCGGTGCCCGGATTGCGGCCCAGATTCGCAAAGACGGTATCCTCTCTGACTTCGTGTCGAAACGCTACGCGAGTTACGACGACGGTATTGGTGCACAAATCGAAGCCGGCAGCGTGAACTTCAGTGACCTGGAAGCCTATATGCTTGAGAAAGGGGATTCTGCTCCCAACTCCAGCGGTCGCCAGGAATGGATTGAAAATGTCATCAATGATTATATCTAA
- a CDS encoding DUF1559 domain-containing protein has translation MAQRSRESRMVGKRGFTLIELLVVIAIIAILIALLLPAVQQAREAARRSQCKNNLKQIGLALHNYLSAYTAFPPAFCAGPGGGTFTEGGQWSIHARILPFADGANLFNNIDFTRSYENQSDASIAYTRIPFLLCPSEVNDKIRSDSSGTPEHYPVSYGYNGGTWRVFTNSSLSGGDGAFYPNSKTKPRDFTDGTSNTLCFAEVKAFTAYNRDGDAGTSTVPSVAGDVEALISGGGSNKANSGHTEWVDGRVHQTGFTTTLPPNTKVAVPGAGGGAIDAGDYTSCREAKSCTGPTYAAVTARSYHIGTVHALMVDGAVRSISENIDLGTYRALSTRSGGEVIGEF, from the coding sequence ATGGCGCAACGTTCTCGAGAAAGCCGAATGGTCGGCAAACGTGGTTTTACGTTAATTGAGCTCCTGGTAGTGATCGCCATCATTGCGATTCTGATCGCCCTGCTACTCCCCGCCGTCCAGCAGGCCCGCGAAGCTGCCCGCCGCAGCCAGTGCAAAAACAATCTGAAACAGATTGGTCTGGCTCTGCATAACTATCTGAGTGCCTATACCGCGTTTCCTCCCGCTTTCTGTGCTGGTCCTGGCGGAGGAACTTTCACTGAAGGTGGTCAGTGGTCGATCCACGCTCGTATTCTTCCTTTTGCGGATGGAGCGAATCTGTTCAATAACATTGACTTCACGCGCAGCTATGAAAATCAGAGCGATGCTTCGATCGCCTATACCCGCATCCCCTTCCTGCTCTGCCCCAGTGAAGTGAATGACAAAATCCGCTCCGATTCTTCTGGCACTCCCGAACACTATCCAGTCAGCTATGGCTACAACGGGGGTACCTGGCGTGTCTTCACCAATTCCAGCCTGAGCGGCGGAGATGGTGCGTTCTACCCGAACAGTAAAACGAAACCACGTGACTTCACAGACGGAACCAGTAACACGCTCTGTTTTGCAGAAGTAAAAGCTTTTACCGCTTACAACCGTGATGGAGATGCTGGCACTTCTACGGTGCCCAGCGTCGCCGGTGATGTGGAAGCCCTGATCAGCGGGGGTGGTTCCAACAAAGCCAATAGTGGCCACACAGAATGGGTCGATGGTCGCGTCCACCAGACCGGTTTTACTACTACATTGCCCCCCAATACCAAAGTTGCTGTCCCCGGTGCAGGTGGCGGCGCCATCGATGCCGGTGACTACACGTCCTGCCGGGAAGCCAAAAGTTGCACCGGTCCCACCTACGCTGCCGTCACTGCACGCAGCTATCACATTGGGACCGTACATGCCCTGATGGTAGATGGCGCTGTCCGCTCCATCAGCGAAAATATCGACCTGGGCACCTATCGTGCTCTGAGCACCCGTAGCGGTGGAGAAGTCATCGGCGAATTTTAA
- a CDS encoding hemin uptake protein HemP yields the protein MSEPEKLERPATATNAQEENPTDVIESDAILNGKQEVLIQHGETTYRLRITQNGKLILCK from the coding sequence ATGAGCGAACCAGAGAAGCTTGAACGCCCGGCTACCGCTACCAATGCGCAAGAAGAAAACCCAACTGATGTCATTGAATCCGATGCCATTTTGAATGGAAAGCAGGAAGTCCTGATCCAGCATGGCGAGACGACTTATCGGTTGAGAATCACACAGAATGGCAAGTTGATTCTGTGTAAATAA
- the holA gene encoding DNA polymerase III subunit delta has translation MPLHVTEFLLSPEQHTLGPIVVLHGDDRYMKQEAIHAIEPIVLGEEEDTSITRFDGKRLEKELPPSTLFDELKTVSMWGDQRLVIVDEAEKFVSAFRSRLEKYLEAPSKSSLLILDVKSWNKSTKLAKTVAKIGLDLECKELKGSQLAKWIADTAEQVHQKQISREASLLLVELVGTHCGQIHQELSKLTTFVGEAARISPDDIRAVVGGWKAETTWAMTDAVRDGNVGAALKYLDNLLVAGEAPQKILGGLNFVWRKYFKATQLAVQGTPLRQALKESGVFPRDIDSSDRYLRRLTRQRAEKIGHWLLDADLNLKGNSRLDPRLELEQLLFLLSGCA, from the coding sequence ATGCCCCTGCATGTCACCGAGTTTCTGTTAAGCCCCGAGCAGCACACGCTGGGACCGATTGTGGTCCTTCACGGTGATGATCGGTACATGAAACAGGAAGCGATTCATGCAATCGAGCCGATTGTGCTGGGAGAGGAAGAGGATACCAGCATCACGCGTTTCGATGGGAAGCGACTGGAAAAGGAACTCCCCCCTTCCACCCTGTTTGATGAACTGAAAACCGTCTCCATGTGGGGCGATCAGCGGCTGGTGATCGTGGATGAGGCAGAGAAATTTGTCTCCGCGTTCCGCTCGCGACTGGAAAAATACCTGGAGGCTCCCTCGAAGAGTTCGCTGCTGATTCTGGACGTCAAATCGTGGAATAAGTCGACCAAACTCGCCAAGACGGTTGCTAAGATCGGTCTGGATCTGGAATGCAAGGAGCTCAAGGGGAGCCAGCTGGCAAAATGGATCGCAGATACTGCCGAACAGGTCCATCAGAAACAGATTTCGCGAGAAGCTTCGCTGCTGCTGGTCGAACTTGTGGGAACTCATTGTGGACAGATTCATCAGGAACTCTCCAAACTCACCACGTTTGTGGGGGAGGCGGCACGCATCAGTCCAGACGATATCCGTGCTGTTGTCGGGGGCTGGAAAGCCGAGACGACCTGGGCGATGACCGACGCTGTGAGAGATGGAAATGTCGGTGCTGCTCTGAAGTACCTGGATAATCTGTTGGTCGCCGGCGAGGCGCCGCAGAAAATCCTGGGGGGGCTCAACTTCGTTTGGCGCAAGTACTTTAAGGCCACGCAACTGGCGGTGCAGGGGACCCCGTTGAGGCAGGCGCTTAAAGAGTCGGGAGTCTTCCCGCGGGACATCGATTCGTCTGACCGTTACCTGCGAAGACTGACCCGGCAGCGGGCGGAAAAAATCGGTCATTGGCTACTGGACGCCGATTTAAATCTGAAAGGCAACAGCCGCCTGGACCCCCGGCTGGAACTCGAGCAACTGCTGTTTCTGCTCAGCGGCTGTGCCTGA
- the murJ gene encoding murein biosynthesis integral membrane protein MurJ produces MVASDHTRGLFAGLRTVSLLTLLSRVLGMVRDIGMATLFGNGPIMDSFSVAFKLPNLTRRLLGEGALSTAFLPTYIRELEQNGREASWKLVSAVLFWLLVFSVLLVGSAEAILVLLSWRGNPESEAQLLYWLTGLLLPYLILVCLAAQINATLHALNHFSVPALLPTILNLSWMAGIWLVAPLLPDAPAKITAICIAILLGGVVQLVLPFWKLCQMGYRPHMDWGAGIGQVQSIAQSMAPIVVGLSITQLNTLIDSCLAWGLARPEGSYATGASPAVWQIFESGTASALYFGQRMYQFPLGVFGVALGTVLYPQLSRHAERNDHHLLRQDLLLGLQLVIGVGLPASLGLVLMAQPLSSLLFQYGDFDQFDALQTAEMIRYYGIGVFAFMAVLILNRGFYAIGDTRTPVRIGVVVVICNLLLNLALIWWLKGRGLALATSMAAMIQTGLCLWLIREKLGQIDFAKLFNTSWRASLATAVMSAIILIELQLLPTVDLFRYRLLRVLVPVITAVLIYLQLAKTLGLHEIMTLLRSGRKASVDSGDGEK; encoded by the coding sequence GTGGTTGCATCTGACCATACGCGCGGGCTGTTCGCAGGACTAAGAACTGTCAGTCTGCTGACGCTGTTAAGCCGCGTGCTGGGGATGGTTCGCGATATCGGTATGGCCACCCTCTTTGGCAACGGTCCAATCATGGACTCGTTTTCTGTCGCTTTTAAACTGCCCAATCTGACGCGACGCTTGCTGGGAGAGGGGGCACTCTCCACGGCCTTTCTTCCCACCTATATCCGCGAACTGGAGCAGAACGGACGTGAAGCGTCCTGGAAGCTGGTTTCCGCGGTACTGTTCTGGCTGCTGGTGTTTTCCGTATTACTCGTGGGTAGTGCAGAAGCCATTCTGGTTCTACTCAGTTGGAGAGGGAATCCGGAGTCAGAAGCACAATTGTTGTACTGGTTGACCGGGCTGCTGCTGCCTTATCTGATTCTGGTCTGTCTGGCAGCTCAGATCAACGCGACGCTGCATGCATTGAACCATTTTTCCGTACCGGCCCTGCTACCTACCATTCTGAATCTGAGCTGGATGGCTGGGATCTGGCTGGTGGCTCCCTTGCTACCGGATGCTCCTGCTAAAATTACTGCGATCTGCATCGCGATTCTGCTGGGCGGAGTGGTGCAACTGGTGCTGCCTTTCTGGAAGCTATGCCAGATGGGCTACCGACCACATATGGACTGGGGAGCCGGGATCGGCCAGGTACAGTCGATTGCCCAAAGCATGGCTCCGATTGTGGTCGGACTGTCGATCACGCAATTGAACACGCTGATCGACAGCTGTCTGGCGTGGGGCCTGGCCCGGCCGGAGGGGAGCTATGCAACAGGTGCCAGCCCCGCCGTCTGGCAGATCTTTGAATCGGGGACCGCGTCGGCACTTTATTTTGGACAGCGAATGTATCAGTTCCCCCTGGGAGTGTTTGGAGTCGCTCTGGGAACCGTGCTCTATCCGCAGTTATCCAGGCATGCAGAACGGAACGACCATCATTTGTTACGACAGGATTTACTCCTGGGACTGCAACTTGTGATAGGTGTAGGGCTTCCCGCCAGTCTGGGGCTGGTACTGATGGCACAGCCGCTCTCTTCACTTCTGTTTCAGTATGGAGACTTCGATCAGTTTGATGCCCTGCAGACGGCGGAGATGATTCGCTATTATGGTATCGGCGTGTTTGCCTTCATGGCGGTCCTGATATTGAACCGGGGTTTCTATGCCATCGGAGATACCCGTACGCCGGTACGAATTGGGGTGGTGGTCGTAATCTGCAATCTGCTGTTGAATCTGGCGCTGATCTGGTGGCTCAAGGGGAGGGGGCTGGCACTGGCCACGTCAATGGCCGCCATGATTCAGACGGGCCTCTGTTTGTGGTTGATCAGGGAGAAGCTGGGGCAGATCGATTTTGCGAAACTGTTCAACACCAGTTGGCGGGCCAGCCTGGCGACCGCTGTGATGTCTGCGATCATCCTGATCGAATTACAGTTGCTGCCCACTGTTGATCTGTTTCGTTATCGACTGTTACGTGTACTGGTACCCGTCATCACCGCTGTTCTGATCTACCTGCAGCTGGCGAAGACATTAGGGCTGCATGAAATCATGACACTGTTGCGATCCGGCAGGAAAGCTTCTGTCGATTCAGGGGATGGCGAAAAATAA
- the hemW gene encoding radical SAM family heme chaperone HemW, translating to MTNPETPSSAYIHVPFCQHRCGYCDFTLVARKDHLIDDYLAAMEQQLATVEPGTELQTLFLGGGTPTHLSIEQLDRLFSTLFNRFRLADDCEFSIEANPLNLSIEKIDFLKQRGVNRVSLGVQSFHSEILTFLERDHQPEQIFEIVQNLQARIPNTSLDLIFAVPGQSLSDWESSLSDAVGLGIPHLSTYGLTIEKGTSFWSRQQSGLFDLPADDLAGSMYEFSLDYLGSRGVQHYEISNFARPGFECHHNEVYWTGYPYYGFGPGAASYLNGVRRQNHRSVTTWLKHVAAGESPIAEQEELDPEARAREAIIFGLRRRVGINLAEFASRYGFSIPELAESAIERNIAAGLLEQTETHLRLTQAGCLLADSVVVDFL from the coding sequence GTGACTAACCCGGAAACACCGTCCTCTGCGTACATACACGTCCCTTTCTGCCAGCACCGCTGCGGCTACTGTGACTTTACGCTCGTCGCCCGCAAGGACCACCTGATCGACGACTATCTGGCTGCCATGGAACAACAGCTCGCGACAGTCGAACCGGGCACCGAACTGCAGACCCTCTTTCTGGGAGGGGGCACTCCCACTCATCTCAGCATTGAACAACTGGACCGACTCTTTTCCACCCTCTTTAACCGGTTTCGTCTGGCGGACGATTGCGAATTCAGCATTGAAGCCAATCCACTGAATCTGAGCATTGAGAAAATCGACTTTCTCAAGCAGCGTGGCGTCAACCGGGTCAGCCTCGGCGTCCAGTCCTTTCACTCCGAGATACTCACCTTCCTGGAGCGGGATCATCAACCTGAGCAGATCTTCGAAATCGTGCAGAACCTGCAGGCCCGCATTCCCAATACCAGCCTTGATCTGATCTTCGCGGTCCCCGGTCAAAGTCTGTCGGACTGGGAGTCATCCCTGTCCGATGCCGTCGGTCTCGGAATCCCCCACCTCTCGACATATGGCCTGACCATCGAGAAGGGAACCTCGTTCTGGAGCCGCCAGCAGTCAGGTCTTTTCGATTTACCCGCGGATGACCTGGCTGGCAGCATGTATGAATTTTCGCTGGACTATCTGGGTTCACGGGGAGTGCAGCATTACGAGATTTCGAACTTCGCCCGCCCGGGGTTTGAATGTCACCACAATGAAGTCTACTGGACCGGCTATCCCTACTATGGTTTTGGCCCCGGCGCAGCCAGTTACCTGAATGGTGTTCGCCGCCAGAATCACCGCAGTGTCACTACCTGGCTCAAGCATGTCGCCGCCGGCGAGTCTCCGATCGCGGAACAGGAAGAACTCGATCCCGAAGCCCGCGCCCGCGAAGCAATTATCTTCGGCCTCCGCCGTCGTGTCGGCATCAATCTCGCCGAGTTCGCGTCCCGCTACGGTTTCTCAATTCCGGAACTGGCGGAATCCGCGATTGAGAGAAATATCGCTGCGGGACTACTGGAACAGACCGAAACCCACCTGCGGCTCACACAGGCTGGTTGCCTGCTTGCCGATTCCGTGGTGGTCGATTTCCTCTGA